Below is a window of Ochotona princeps isolate mOchPri1 chromosome 31, mOchPri1.hap1, whole genome shotgun sequence DNA.
gagggggagggcagagcaggggggagggcagagcagggggagggcagagcaggggcagggcagagcaggggggagggcagagcaggggcagggcagagcaggggcagggcagagcaggggggagggcagagcaggggcagggcagagcaggggcagagcagggggagggcagagcaggggcagggcagagcaggggggagggcagagtgagggggcagggcagagcggggacagggcagagcagggggGAAGGCggatgggggagggcagagggcagcacaTTGACACTaggggagggcagagcaggggggagggcagagcgggggggagggcagaggggggaGGAAGGCggatgggggagggcagagggcagcacaTTGACGCTaggggagggcagagcagggggGAGGGCAGAGCGGGGGGGAGGGTGGACGGGGGAGGGCAGAACGGAGGGAGGCCAGAATGGAGGGGGCAGCACAGCAAGCATTAAGGTTGCACAGCTCTgcttgagaaacagagacacaagACAAAAGGTTCAGTTGTTACAATGTGGCCCAAATTTCTAGCATACTCTAAAtatcttgaaattttaaaatataattttctattAACAAAATAATGGACTCAAATCAGCtttctgcaaaaataaaatatcacatgTCAGTTCCTGTTACAGCGAAATCTATTTAGCATCTTTTATAGTTGGCAGAAACTACGATAGCAATTGCATTGCTGTATATATAGCTGGTAATAGTGGCATTCATAAATTGCATTTAGCCCATATGAGATATCATCTTGTGCTACATAACAGAAAAGTAGTACATCGATTATGTTTTTGCAGCAATATTAAAGGTTGTTTGAtacttacacacacaaacataagtACAATTTGACTCAACAAGCAGTCATGTGTAACTTGAACATACCCAGATAACACAAAGTCTACCACATACACTTTTCCTAGCAACTCCCACACGAATATTCACTACCTTTTGATTCCTTATTTTGTGTCACTCAAAGCCCTTCTCTGAAGGTTTCAGGGGCCTTTAGTGACTATCTATACACATGAAGTCCTTACATTAGAATtgtaccttgcaaataaaaactatgatTGACAGTCTAGGCTCCAAGTTTCTGAAGGGTAATAATAGGGCAAATTAATCAGGTTTAAACccataagcttaaaaaaaaaaggactcactTAAATTGAAGAAATAATCTATAATGTCCACAGTTCAAATTAGGAGAAATATAGAAACGCATAAAATGACTACCCATGCATAAATAAGAATCAACAAgtcacataaaattaaaaaattttctcAGATGCCCCAAGTGCCTCTGGGTCTGTATCTTTTCTCCAATCCATTACATGAAGAAAAAGGAGTGTTCTTAACATGAGTGCGTGCCGCTACCACTGATAACGACAGTCCCATCCTTGACTAGGACTGAACACACGCACACAAGGCAACGGAGCAAAGCACTCGCTGGCTCATCTCAGGCTCATCTCCTTCACACTGGATCAACACATCAACCTCTCAATAATCCTTCCTTTCATCCAGTTTATCATCCATTAATTTAATAAGCATTTAATGAATCCTCACAATGTCCACGGCTTACATGAGAGTCTGGAAACACCCCCTCACTCAATCAGGTAACTAACAAACGCTGGGGAGAAGGCATGGTGAGATCTTACTAGTCATCTTGAGCTACTGTGATGGGACAATGATCCACTATTCTTCCAGTGAAAGGCAGATGAAATGTCTGTCAATCTAAACCAATTTCTCCTTTTAACAGTTAGAAATTTACAGGAAAATAAGACTAACACATCACTGAAAACAGACATGTCAAGTGATACTACATGCACTTCGAAGAGACAGCTTAAATATCAGCTATTTAGGAAAAATACAACCAGAAAGGGAAATTCTAACTTCCTCTGTGAATGAACTGTTGCAAACACAAATCTGAGAAACAAAGTAGCATACACCAGTCACATACTAACAGTATCCCTTGGATATTTGTATTGTTACTCcctacctcaaagtttcttaggaAGACAAGAGAATGAGAATATATGAAGGACTGTATGGCTTTGGAAAGGAGCAGGTTAGGAGCTTCAGCGAGTCGCGATGGGCGGCACACTGGGGGGAAGGGAAAGAGCTCCTGGAGAACTACAGAAACTCAGCTAAGCTTTCACTGGACACTGCCTACACGGGAGTCCTTTCACATCGAAGCGCAAGAGGCCCTGGGATCCAGAACACCAAAAGTGATGCTTAGAAAACAGGCAATACTGAGGCTAGACCCTGGCAACCTGCATGCGGTGGGACGGGCTGAAAGCTGCGTCTTCCGCGTGCTGCTCCCTCCCCTAGTCCTCAGAAGAGCTGGACAGAAAACATCTACTGGTTTTAGTCAGAGGTCTGCACAGACCTTGAGGTATGTGATTCAAAATACACCTCGTATATAAAGGACCATGGAATTATTATTACACTGGCAAGTCTGTTCTCACCTAAGTACTATGAAAGCCAAAAAAgagtaataaaacaaaacaaaaaacacaggagTAATTCTGTCCCAGGAGAAAACGTCTGCCTACGGGGGGCTAGAGAACACCTCCGGTGCTACCACTGGGCCACTCCAGGACGCCCCCCTCCAGGATGGTGCAGTgctggctctctgctgcctttacCAGCTTCCTTGTCACACGCTGCCAAGAAGCGCACAGGAAAAGCAGGCTGGCCACACTGACGTCCTGCGAACACGGGTGACAACAGAAAGCTTCCACACCTGAGGAGCTCTTGGAGGGACAGAGTCCCATGTTCTGGCATTCACTAAAAATAAGGGAGGAGATTACTTCCTATGGGTATGTTTGAAATCAGACAGACAAGAAAAACATACACGAActaagtgacaaaaaaaaaatctggaatgaGCTGGTGAAATAAAAGATCGTTTACAAAGGGGACAATAAGGAAGCAGACATTACCTGGCCCTTCCTGAGCCCAGCTTCACTGACCTGAAAAGCAGCCCTTGGTACGGAAAAGATCAGATGCAATTATTGACATGGATGCTTTGGTACCTCATCCCTAATTAGTGCAGTATCAAAGTGTTtttgctacattttaaaaattaaggtggAAGAGCTAAGCTCCAGAGTTCTTTCTTAGTAACCTTTTAACAGTCACACCACACAACTTTACAACTCATCCAGTGTAATCCTAAGGAACCTACatgttttaaaggaagatttttaaaaaataaatatctttctgTGTTCATTTGTCCCAATTTTCATGAGTAAATTTactaagaaaaatgttttaattaaccTAGTAACTAAAAATGGCATTCTAGGTTTTTGGGAAAAATAATGTTATAAATGCTGCTAAGTGTTTTGGCATTTACCAAATATGAGGTAAAGCAATCTATCAAAACTAGGACTAAAAATCATTTTCTAGTACTGCAATTACATAAACtcttaaattagttttttttaaaataaccattttaaaaatggatattgCATGGAagcatattttcatataaattctAATACTCTGACTTTGGTTATCTTAGTCTACAACTTGAGCAGAACATACTAGAGAAAAATTGGTTTCTAATTTCACATATCCATCCATCCAGCCAGCTTTTGAGTCTCAAAAATAACTAGATCAAATTACTCTGCATTTGTATTAACATTCTTTAGCTAAACTGtaacaaacatttttaattacTGTTAAAGACCTGTGTGTGTGGAAGCTACACTGAAACGGGTGGATGTGCAAGTTGAACCAATTAGAGGAACCAAGTAAAAAGCTCCATGGACAGCAATAGGAAGGAAGACAAGTAGGAAATCACAACTTTAAAACTCATCGTTAGCAGGAAGAAATGATACAATTATTTTATCCCCAAAGGAATACCAGTtctgaacaaaataaataaaatgaaacatttactaTGGACTTTCAGCTTAGAGATGAAGACTCCTTAGCCTACAACAGCAAGCAGCTCATGCAAGCACGTAAATTAGAAAGGGAAGCAATATTGCACTAAGAAGGGAATTCTGAAGGATCGTTCCACCTTGTTCATTGGCTCAAAGTAACCAGCCATTTCCGGTATGCATTGGCATACTTGGCTTGCTCTACGTTCCGGCAAGTGGACAACACTTGATCAATGAATCTGTGTTCCATTTCTAGGCCTAGGGAGTCTGAGATCGGGGTCCGCTTCAAGCGCTTGGTTTCCTGGGAGTAGCCTTGCTTGCTGGGGTCATTCGGTCCGTCCACATCCATTGTCTGAGAAGTTGGGGGGCCTGCTGCGGTGAGGTGCAACGCACTCGCAGTGCCCCCAGGATTGTCTGCAGAGGGCAATGGAGTCCCGTGGTGATGAAACCTGCTGTTCAAATGATGCTGAAGGTAGAATACATGCCGTCTGCGAGGGAAGTGGACGAGGAAGAAAGTAAAATCATTTCTCAAAGCCAAACATTTCCAGGAAAAACAAACCTGGTGTGACTTTCCAAACCCCAGTTATGCGAAGGAAGGGGGAGAAACAATTGAGACCAAGTCTGAGAATTTGGGCCAAGCCTTCAATTCCAACTAACTGGGATACTGGTGACAGCATCATCCAGAAGGTACTGCGACAGTCAGTCCCTGAGCAGGATGAGCTGGTGGtgccagaaatcagaactcaaggTGGCTCTTGGCCCAGCGTCTGCTGTGTGATtatacaaacaaaaccaaaaatgaacTGCATACGGCAGAAGACGAACAATTCAGAAACAATTCCCTCCAAGACCTACCTGAGGAcctccccccacttttttttctttaagatttagttttattggaaaggcagatttatacagagaaagagagaaagatcttccatctgttggttcataccccatggggctgcaatggccagagctgagccgattcaaaaccagaagccagaagccaggagcttttgtcgggtctcccacacaggtgcagggtcccaaggctttgggccatcctcaactgctttcccgggccacaagcagggagccaggacatgagccagtgcccatatgggaactgggcGCATTCAGagcagatttagccactgagccactgggcCAGGTCCCCGATGCCTTCTGATCCTTTCTTTaaacccagctgctgcacttggcCTAATACCTAGGAGTCAGCTCAACTTTCTGATATACACATTGCTACAGTCTTCACCCTTCCTATTGGTGGGGAAATGCTGGCTTCTCTGAGTAAAGCAGGGGAAAGACAcagttcctttccttcctctcaggAAAGCAGCTCTCCTGCCCTCACAATCATCCGATTCCATCTGTTAAAAACAAGGAGAGGTGTCCGGCTTCCTAGTTAAAATATTAGATACGACACCTGTGACTGACTTGGTAGGTCAGGCCTGGCTCCTGATGCCTGCAGCACTCACCTTAGGAAGCATGGGATGGTGGCTCACTTAGACTCTGCACCCAGGCAGAGCTGGCGGAGGTCTGCAAGTAACCCACTAGCTGACCACCTACGCCCGGAAGGCGGGGGTCTGCAGGTAACCCACTGGCTGACCACCTACTCCCGGAAGGCGGGGGTCTGCAAGTAACCCCACTGGTTGACCACCTACGCCCGGAAGGCGGAGGTCTGCAGGTAACCCACTGGCTGACCACCTACGCCCGGAAGGCGGGGGTCTGCAGGTAACCCACTGGCTGACCACCTACGCCCGGAAGGCGGGGGTCTGCAGGTAACCCACTGGCTGACCACCTACGCCCGGAAGGCGGGGGTCTGCAGGTAACCCACTGGCTGACCACCTACGCCCGGAAGGCGGGGGTCTGCAAGTAACCCCACTGGCTGACCACCTACTCCCGGAAGGCGGGGGTCTGCAGGTAACCCACTGGCTGACCACCTACGCCCGGAAGGCGGGGGTCTGCAGGTAACCCACTGGCTGACCACCTACGCCCGGAAGGCGGGGGTCTGCAGGTAACCCACTGGCTGACCACCTACGCCCGGAAGGCGGGGGTCTGCAGGTAACCCACTGGCTGACCACCTACGCCCGGAAGGCGGGGGTCTGCAGGTAACCCACTGGCTGACCACCTACGCCCGGAAGGCGGGGGTCTGCAGGTAACCCACTGGCTGACCACCTACGCCCAGAAGGCGGGGGTCTGCAGCTCTCACAATCCACTGCCAGCATGCAGGAAGCCGATGTCCCCTGGTCTTACCTATGACACCACAGAGTTTCATGTCCTGGATAAGAATCAATAAGATCAGTGGTGAATTCAACTTCTTCTTCTAGAAGATGAGGAGGATTTATCCTTGGTTCCGCTGCTGAAGCCGCTGCTGCTTCAGCGTTAGGAAGAACGGgggctggctcacttctcaaagaGTTTTGCTCCACGGTAGAACTGTCCACCACAGTTTGGCTAATCAAAGACTTTAACAAAAACTGGCGGTAGTGAAATCCACTGTGGTCTGAAACATGCATAGATGCCCAACGTTTAGTAGAAGACAGTTCACCAAGAAGAATCTtgtgggaaggaagaaaagaggagtgAGAAGAGGAATTCCCAAAGGCTTTCCTGTCCATCAACCCCTCCAATTTACACTGGGCTCATTCCACGTTTTCTGACAATACTGGTCACACTACCATTTCGCATACAATGTTCAACATACAGTACTTTGTCTTAAAGGAAGCTTAACATCTGCTAGTTTTTCCTTACAAAGTGgtagtgtttttgtttgtgtctttttttttttttttggtttgacaGTTACAGATATTTAAGTTCTTTCATGGGATCCTGACATCCTTATTGGCCAACCTGTAAAATAATGGTAAACCTTAGGGTATTCCTTTATAAGTAGCAACACGTAAAAGGGAAACCATAAACTCAGGGGTTATTTTGATATAAAGTTTTATATACCTAATGAATACATACTAGACATATTTAATTTGGGTGAACATGTGCTACATCTGTTCAACAAGATTCAATTAGTTTTctatcctttctctgtaaaagtcTTGAGGGCAGAAACTTTTTTCACCAATGAATTTAAGAGTTTAACACAAAAACTTGTTGcataaatgacagaattttaaaGATCTCATGACTTTCACTTATTAGTCTCAAGTTCACTTTTAACACTAATCATAAATGAggcaaaaaacaaatgaaaatttagCAGTGAATTGTTGAAATCTTTGTACTAACAGTCTTGCAAACTATAGAACTTCAAATGAGATGataaaagaaaaggggaaaatggcttttgaTTCAGTGAAAGGTAGACTGAGGGCCTACCACATTCCGCCAGAGGACTTCAGACCAgctaaagaaaaacaacaaaacccagggAAACCGAGGGAAGCGGTGGATTAGAGAGAGGAGCACGAAGCTCGGCTGGCTGCCAGGGTCCTCCACGGTGCCTCCTCCCCACTTCTCCAACTCCTTTCTTCCCTAGAAGCAATCCTGCCTCACTCAGCCGAGGCACTTGCGTATTCTACCGTATGTATTAGGGAGTTTTCTGTGTGCTTTTTCATTCCCATGAAACACTGTCAACTGCTTCCGGTTTCTCAACCAATTCTCCAAATTACTTACTAATTTCTAATTGGTGTTTCTATCCCCCTACGACCACTAATGAATATCTAATGAATTAATATCTaataaatatctaaataaatatgaaatgaatCAAAAAACAACTGAATGAAAAGCACCTAATACAACAGAGAGAATACTCCCAGAAGGATGACTACATCATATCACTAAGATGTTGTGGCCGCCAAGCACTGTATTTAGATTCCATCCTCATTTCAGTCTGGGAGACTTGCAATGGGACTTGGGAACCCCTATGTATCACCAAGCTCTGTTAACACCTGCTTAAGATATTtctgcttgcttccttctttctctccagaaGAGAAAACTGTGAAAAGATAGCAAGCTGATTTAGTACATTAAGGCCCATAGCCAAAGACTGCCAAAAAAAGCATTCCAACTGTATAAGGCTTAGTAAATGTCTCATTTCTTGTTTGGTAAAAAAACAAGTTAATATTCAGTCTTCCTTGACTAGTTCAACACGCCTTTATTTCACTAAGGTATGAGACCTAAGGTTGTCAACAACTACACTGACAGGGAATGCAATCTTCTTTTTTCATTGTCAAGGTTTCTCTGGAAGTTTTCAGCTGCCTTAAAATTCTTGGCCTCCGGGCTATCAATTCCTCCCCTTTATTAAAGCCGTTAGAAGATGAGGACACACGGACATGCTGCCCCAGGAGCCGACGTGGCAGCCTACCTGGACGTCCAGCCTGGCCAGGTTTTGCAGAACCCAGATGCGATGGGACCACGCATTATAGTTGCTGGGGTATCTCCCCGCTGCTTCCCTACACACTTCCATCTCTTCCTGGATCAGCTGCCGCCTCCGTTCTGCAGGAACTGTTCCCGAAACTCCCTTGGTCACACAGGAAGGCCAGCAAGTTTGCTGAATTAGCTGTTGTAGCACCCACCGCCTGTCGCGACACCACATGGGAACAAGAACAAAGAAGACAAAtcacaaaatttcttttttcataatttaatttCCACTCACAAAAGCAGCAAAATGTTAGCTGCCAACAAGCCTGTTCTTGGAGACCAGGAGGGATGGTAACTTTGTTGTTGGGGGGATAAATCTTGGGATTTGGAGGGATGGTGATTTTGTTGTTTGAGGGAGAGGTAATTAAGTTAAGCAGCAAAGATGACTCAGGCAGGGGAGAGATAAGCAAATAGGAAAATGCTctctaagattttaaaatgtgttaaggTATGATCCGTTCCAAAATGCTAACTTTAAACTCCACTTGGCCAGGAAATGGGAAGGGAGTTGGCGATACCTTTCTTAAGCTCAGTAGTATCGCAACAGGCATCGCTGGTTACCACCtttcatcacacacccatgcatcCCTCTGTGCTTATTCGTTTGCAAAGAAGAAGCTACATACTGACAGCATTCATTAAGCAAAATGTCTAGGTTACAGCAAAGTATCTGGCAGGAAACAAATACGACTAGGAATGAGTCAGCTCCCGGCTCTGGCTTGGTCCAGCTCTCaccgtggtggccatttggagaaaacCAGTGACGGGAGActtctctacctctgcctttcaaataaaaaaggaaaccttaaacactcacactcactctgtctctctccaggCAAGCCAATAAATTAATGAATGTAAATCTAGCAGTGCCTTGTACCGCCATGTCGCTTTCTAAGCCCCCTTCCACAGAATGACACAGCTCTCTGAGCTTCACTGTCCAGGCTCCTCCTAGTGAGAAACAAAGCAGAACTAAAGGAGCTGATCTGCAACCCTAGGCCAAGGCACGGGAACAAGTAGCACACCTGAAGGGCCCCCAATTGAAGCAAGGTAAGGACAACGTTGGAAACTGACATTGGACTTCTTGGGAGGAACCTGTGCGTTCACGTTGGCCAGCGAGCCACACTATCCATGTCAGTGGGACAGCAGGAGTCGGGTGAGgcccacagccaggactcagtgcTCATGTGCCCtggctggctccttgcttcaggctTGCAATCTAAAAACCTTCTTTGCATGTATACTCTTAGcaacttcagctcagctcacacTACACTCATCTCAGCTTTAACTTCCTCTGTAAATTAACTTTACTAACCACAACCGTTACCACTACCGTCTTCACAAGGAACACAAccagaaacctttaaaaactCAAGCTGCTCATTATAATTGAGTATAAGTGCAATCTTCAAAACCACTTCAGATACTAAATGGTAATAACtaatatttactatttattatGTGCCCGGTACTCGGTAGAGTTCACATGTATTATCTCATGTACACGTAAACACTACTCTATAAAACAGGTGTAATTATCTCCTTTTACAAATAAACAGGGCCTAACAAGCTAAATAATTCCCAATGTGGCAAGAGATGAACTCAGCTTTAAGTTCTGGTAACCTTACCACAGAATCCACGCCCTGGCCCACAGACTGcacttttttcttcattaatctaaaattttaagaaagattgGTAgatggggccaatgctgtggcacagcacgttaagctgccaaTTCCAACATCAGCATCTCAGATGGGTATCAGTTTtacttctgctgctttacttccctcgtagctccctgctaatgcactccagaaagcaatggaagggTCCCAGGCCCTTGGGCTTCTGCGCCTGTGGTCAGCACACACCAAGCTGCAGGCTTCCGTCCGGCCCaaccctgcctgctgccctctcttctgctttaaaaacagcaaaacaacaacaacaacaactgttACACTATAAATTAACTCCACCTGTGAATCCACGTTTCTGGACTCTTTGGAAATTTAGTTAAGGCCAATTTTCCCAGATATAAATCCTTAATAGGATTTAATGTGCCCGAGAGGATCAGCTCTTTCctgcaaaagaaaaacaacaaaaaacagaaaaatgaaagtgtTTAGTCTTTTTATCCAAACATTCTACATGGTTTTTAACATAACTTCATTATAAATTGAATGAGCACCAGttaacaataacaaagacaaatggccacatcagAATAACCAAGAATGCATTCCCAGAATCACAGACTAACAGGAAGGAGGAGAAGCTCTTCTACCAGCAGGAGCACCTTCGTTTCCGCCTACTTCATCTCCAAGAGCTGCTGATGACGGCACTGCTTTGACGTGTTCTAACACCAGGTCAACAGCTCTGACTCCCCCAGCAGGGCCCGCTATGCCCCAGCCTGTTCCCCCAGCAGGGCCCGCTATGCCCCAGCCTGTTAGTCAAAACACCCCAGACCGACCCTGACTCCCCCAGCAGGGCCCGCTATGCCCCAGCCTGTTAGTCAAAACACCCCAGACCGACCCTGACTCCCCCAGCAGGGCCCGCTATGCCCCAGCCCGTTAGTCAAAACACCCCAGACCGACCCTGACTCCCCCAGCAGGACCCGCTATGCCCCAGCCCGTTAGTCAAACACCCCAGACCGACCCTGACTCCCCCAGCAGGGCCCGCTATGCCCCAGCCCGTTAGTCAAACACCCCAGACCCAGAACAAAGCACCTTGGATGGAAGCGGAGAGTCAGTTGTGGAATCACTTCCCTAAACAGAACTGCAAGTTTTTAATTTTCAGCCATCCCTTCCATCTTTCACtgtgtgcaaatattttaatGTGTAATTTCACAGGCTGTTTTCATTGTATCTTAAGAAGCTTTCTACTGTAATGAACATTTTGGACGATCAAATAATTTTCATTCAGTAACTATGCTGTAAAGACTTTTTCTTACATTGGTGTATATTTAGGTTGTTTACAATACTTGCTATTCTAAAAGAATTGTGGATATAAAAAGAATTTGTGCCTATGAATTCTTTCTTTTGTGTTATTATGTAGGATAAGTTTTCAAGATAGGCACAAACAAGTAAAATACGAGCAGAGCCCTTCACACATGAGACCATGTCTTCTGTAAACAAGcagcaaaagcaatagaaatgcaAAGATCTTGTTTTAAAACTGTTCAAGATCAATCTCTGCAcggcctggtgcggtggcttagtggctccggactgactcagctctggctgttgcgctcacttggggagtgaatcactgaatgggaagactttcctctctgtcacttctctctgtatatctgacttttcaataaaaataaaataaatcttaaaaagccaaacaaacccgaggggccagcacagtggtgtggCAAGCTAACCCTGTGCAGGCATCCCCCAAGAGCGCccactcctgtcctggctgctccactgcaatccagctccctttcatggcctggggaagcagcagagtttgactcaagtccttgggcccctgcatctattTAAGAGACCCTTAAGATGCCCTTGGCCTTGGTTTAGACCACTTCATCTACAgcaattatggccatttggggagtgaaccaccaaactGAAAATCTCTTATTTCTTCTAATTCtacttaataaaaatgaaataaatcttaaaaaaaaaagatgttaaatgGCTAAGTTACGGCAACCATATTACCCAAaggtaaattagaaaaaaaaatgaaatccatacaTGCACATAGGAATTTGGTTTGAGAAAATTTTCATCACACATCAAGTCAGAAAGCACTGGAGGGCTAACAGGCCGGACAGACAAGCTGGGCTCTGGACAGCAGCGGCAGGCAAGCAGCTAGAAAGAAGCGAGCAAATGCTCTAACACACTCAGGAGTTCAGCAGGGCAGAAGGAGTCTGAATAACACTGATAACATCTGAACAAGAAAGGAAGAACACAGTATTTCATATAATGTTGATTTAAACTGACATAACATATATATCTCACGTAGAGCCCTTGAAAGCTCACATTCTGCTATGAACCTAAACAGCattttcttggatttttcttCCCAAGAAAATACTTAAAGTAAGCAAAAGCCCCCTTTCACACTTGAGCCTTATGGGGTGGCACCCTGCTAATGGAAGGAGGGGAAAGGGCCTCACCAAAGGCCGGGCGTCACTGCAGGAGGCCATGGGGACTGACACACAGTGTGTGGCACTTGGTGGGACGACACTACGTCCGTGAGCACTATCTTCATTTAGCAAGGGCGTGAAGTCATCTGCTTTGGCCCTTCCAAGTCAACCACAGGTGGAACTCCAAATCCAACAACTCTCCAGCAGGCCAATTCCGGAGCTCTTAACCTTGGGCGAGCTGTGAGTGAGGTCATAAACTCCCACACAGCCCTTCCAGAAGCACGCCCCTCAGCCCTGTGATCAGGAGGGGATGTTACAGGAATGCAGCTAGTACTTCCTGATGACGGCTGAGAGGAGGCAGTGAACGGGGCGGGCCAGGCACCGGGATGCTGCTCTGCTCAGGCTTTGGCAGTGAGGCAGGGCGTCCCTTCAGCACTGTCACAGACCCGCACGACCTGGCTGAGGGCGGCGTGCCGACTCGGTTCACAGCCTGCGCGATCCGCATGGAAGCAGCAGCAAGGTAGGCTCCCCCTTCTTGACGAGGTTAGCACAGTCTCACTTATTCCCACCAGTATCTACTTATACATGTCCAATCCACACCTTGGGGCACAGTCCTGTGTGACACTAGTTCCCTTTTAACCAGTCTGACCTTCTGCGGTTTCCATAATGTAAAGCCTACCAAGACCCAAAAACATGAcatagaaaattccagaaataaacaactcAGTTTTTAAACTGTACCACTGTGTCCTGTCTCATCTTTTAGTCCAACATATCTATACTGTATTTGATACCTATTACTCATTCAGtaagaaaaaaacagtatttacAGGATTCAACACTACTAGACTTCAAGCATCCACTGGGGGTATTAGAACACTTCTCAAGAGATGATGGGGTAGTACTGGATTTACTCTGTTGCTCGAATCATCCCAGCTTTAGGCACTCAGGTTCCTCCACTGGGTCCCCGGTGTCCCTCTAACACACCTCCACAGGCTCCTCCACTGGGTCCCCGGTGTCCCTCCAACACACCTCCACAGGCTCCTCCACTGGGTCCCCGGTGTCCCTCCAACACACCTCCACAGGCTCCTCCACTGGGTCCCCGGTGTCCCTCCAACACACCTCCACAGGCTCCTCCACTGGGTCCCCGGTGTCCCTCCAACACACCTCCACAGGCTCCTCCACTGGGTCCCCGGTGTCCCTCCAACACACCTCCACAGGCTCCTCCACTGGGTCCCCGGTGTCCCTCCAACACACCTCCACAG
It encodes the following:
- the PTAR1 gene encoding protein prenyltransferase alpha subunit repeat-containing protein 1 produces the protein MAETSEEVAVLVQRVVKDITNAFRRNPHIDEIGLIPCPEARYNRSPIVLVENKLGLESWCVKFLLPHVHSKLLLYRTRKQWLNQDELIDVTCTLLLLNPDFTTAWNVRKELILSGTLNPIKDLYLGKLALTKFPKSPETWIHRRWVLQQLIQQTCWPSCVTKGVSGTVPAERRRQLIQEEMEVCREAAGRYPSNYNAWSHRIWVLQNLARLDVQILLGELSSTKRWASMHVSDHSGFHYRQFLLKSLISQTVVDSSTVEQNSLRSEPAPVLPNAEAAAASAAEPRINPPHLLEEEVEFTTDLIDSYPGHETLWCHRRHVFYLQHHLNSRFHHHGTPLPSADNPGGTASALHLTAAGPPTSQTMDVDGPNDPSKQGYSQETKRLKRTPISDSLGLEMEHRFIDQVLSTCRNVEQAKYANAYRKWLVTLSQ